In Acanthopagrus latus isolate v.2019 chromosome 16, fAcaLat1.1, whole genome shotgun sequence, one DNA window encodes the following:
- the LOC119005138 gene encoding GTPase IMAP family member 8-like isoform X1, protein MSHQGITNTSQRMVVISAEEEWLAFKSLLQDNSGKKHVQFSLGSSQVCDLAVDGHSISLHYADLKEDVTEEGISQAIDGCFKSCADGVITFLLLIQGGHYTKRQRRMVETLQAHFGAEALKYLVVLSLEDGEVADTLEDALLELINMCEGRYCRITSSNATDKLQALFEMVDYMLAENGATGYTDAMLTEARKRSTEDSAMMMLKRKVQEAEEKEQAFKQRMQEQEERRAKEMEGLKKKHAEERKMEAAENKQYETKRESLEEAVTSHRAMSQIHMRAADGDDTKKTSIILLGLSGSGKTSALNLILERAGNQYSVSGSDPEPPQPTLSCERKEVFAAGKPLILVDTPELWDEDGVENLEQVKDCLALSFPGPHVFLLVLQVGRFTQGECEMLGHLQKIFGRDFAEHAVVLFVRFDCNQHRPQRIDDYVAGAHPTLQGLIQKYGSRYYELNLTKSQNALSYPQVKDLLSGINKLVASHGGRSLSVRRFSVKELQERKKMIEEGKEGALEGNYLLRDA, encoded by the exons ATGTCGCACC AAGGCATAACTAACACAAGTCAGAGGATGGTGGTCATATCCGCAGAGGAGGAATGGCTCGCTTTCAAGTCTCTGCTGCAGGATAACTCTGGGAAGAAACATGTCCAGTTCAGTCTGGGATCAAGTCAAGTGTGTGACTTGGCGGTAGACGGTCACTCGATCAGCTTGCACTATGCAGATTTAAAGGAGGATGTGACGGAGGAGGGCATCAGCCAGGCGATAGATGGCTGCTTTAAATCCTGCGCAGATGGAGTCAttacatttctgctgctgatcCAAGGTGGACATTACACCAAGAGGCAAAGAAGAATGGTGGAGACGCTGCAGGCTCACTTTGGAGCTGAGGCTTTAAAATACCTGGTGGTGCTCTCTTTGGAAGATGGAGAGGTTGCTGACACGTTGGAAGACGCCCTTCTGGAGCTAATAAACATGTGCGAGGGGAGATACTGCCGCATCACATCATCCAATGCAACAGACAAACTTCAAGCCCTGTTTGAGATGGTCGACTACATGCTGGCTGAAAACGGTGCAACGGGCTACACAGACGCCATGCTGACCGaggcgaggaagaggagcacGGAGGACTCGGCCATGATGATGCTGAAACGGAAGGTGCAGGAGGccgaggagaaggagcaggcCTTCAAGCAGCGgatgcaggagcaggaggagaggagagctaAAGAGATGGAGGGGCTGAAGAAGAAACatgcagaggaaagaaagatggaggCGGCTGAAAATAAGCAATacgagacaaaaagagagagccTGGAGGAAGCTGTGACAAGCCACAGAGCCATGTCGCAGATCCACATGAGGGCCGCTGATG GTGACGACACAAAGAAGACATCCATCATCCTGTTGGGTCTCTCTGGCAGCGGGAAGACTTCCGCTCTGAATCTAATTCTGGAGAGAGCAGGTAATCAATACTCCGTCAGTGGCTCAGATCCTGAACCCCCTCAGCCCACCCTGTCCTGTGAGAGAAAGGAGGTGTTTGCAGCAGGGAAGCCGCTCATCCTGGTGGACACCCCCGAGCTGTGGGACGAGGACGGGGTGGAGAATCTGGAGCAGGTCAAGGACTGCTTGGCTCTGTCCTTCCCTGGACCTCACGTCTTCCTGCTGGTGCTCCAAGTAGGGCGCTTCACCCAGGGCGAGTGCGAGATGCTCGGGCACCTGCAGAAGATCTTCGGACGAGACTTTGCAGAGCACGCCGTCGTCCTCTTCGTCCGCTTCGACTGCAACCAGCACAGGCCTCAGAGGATCGACGACTACGTGGCCGGAGCACACCCCACCCTGCAGGGCCTCATCCAGAAGTACGGGAGCCGCTATTATGAGCTGAATCTTACAAAGTCCCAGAATGCTCTGAGCTACCCTCAGGTGAAAGACCTGCTCTCTGGAATCAACAAACTGGTGGCTTCACACGGAGGCCGCTCCCTCTCGGTGAGGAGGTTTTCTGtaaaagagctgcaggagaggaagaaaatgatagaggaggggaaggagggggcTTTAGAAGGGAACTACTTATTAAGAGATGCTTGA
- the LOC119005138 gene encoding GTPase IMAP family member 8-like isoform X2, which yields MSHRITNTSQRMVVISAEEEWLAFKSLLQDNSGKKHVQFSLGSSQVCDLAVDGHSISLHYADLKEDVTEEGISQAIDGCFKSCADGVITFLLLIQGGHYTKRQRRMVETLQAHFGAEALKYLVVLSLEDGEVADTLEDALLELINMCEGRYCRITSSNATDKLQALFEMVDYMLAENGATGYTDAMLTEARKRSTEDSAMMMLKRKVQEAEEKEQAFKQRMQEQEERRAKEMEGLKKKHAEERKMEAAENKQYETKRESLEEAVTSHRAMSQIHMRAADGDDTKKTSIILLGLSGSGKTSALNLILERAGNQYSVSGSDPEPPQPTLSCERKEVFAAGKPLILVDTPELWDEDGVENLEQVKDCLALSFPGPHVFLLVLQVGRFTQGECEMLGHLQKIFGRDFAEHAVVLFVRFDCNQHRPQRIDDYVAGAHPTLQGLIQKYGSRYYELNLTKSQNALSYPQVKDLLSGINKLVASHGGRSLSVRRFSVKELQERKKMIEEGKEGALEGNYLLRDA from the exons ATGTCGCACC GCATAACTAACACAAGTCAGAGGATGGTGGTCATATCCGCAGAGGAGGAATGGCTCGCTTTCAAGTCTCTGCTGCAGGATAACTCTGGGAAGAAACATGTCCAGTTCAGTCTGGGATCAAGTCAAGTGTGTGACTTGGCGGTAGACGGTCACTCGATCAGCTTGCACTATGCAGATTTAAAGGAGGATGTGACGGAGGAGGGCATCAGCCAGGCGATAGATGGCTGCTTTAAATCCTGCGCAGATGGAGTCAttacatttctgctgctgatcCAAGGTGGACATTACACCAAGAGGCAAAGAAGAATGGTGGAGACGCTGCAGGCTCACTTTGGAGCTGAGGCTTTAAAATACCTGGTGGTGCTCTCTTTGGAAGATGGAGAGGTTGCTGACACGTTGGAAGACGCCCTTCTGGAGCTAATAAACATGTGCGAGGGGAGATACTGCCGCATCACATCATCCAATGCAACAGACAAACTTCAAGCCCTGTTTGAGATGGTCGACTACATGCTGGCTGAAAACGGTGCAACGGGCTACACAGACGCCATGCTGACCGaggcgaggaagaggagcacGGAGGACTCGGCCATGATGATGCTGAAACGGAAGGTGCAGGAGGccgaggagaaggagcaggcCTTCAAGCAGCGgatgcaggagcaggaggagaggagagctaAAGAGATGGAGGGGCTGAAGAAGAAACatgcagaggaaagaaagatggaggCGGCTGAAAATAAGCAATacgagacaaaaagagagagccTGGAGGAAGCTGTGACAAGCCACAGAGCCATGTCGCAGATCCACATGAGGGCCGCTGATG GTGACGACACAAAGAAGACATCCATCATCCTGTTGGGTCTCTCTGGCAGCGGGAAGACTTCCGCTCTGAATCTAATTCTGGAGAGAGCAGGTAATCAATACTCCGTCAGTGGCTCAGATCCTGAACCCCCTCAGCCCACCCTGTCCTGTGAGAGAAAGGAGGTGTTTGCAGCAGGGAAGCCGCTCATCCTGGTGGACACCCCCGAGCTGTGGGACGAGGACGGGGTGGAGAATCTGGAGCAGGTCAAGGACTGCTTGGCTCTGTCCTTCCCTGGACCTCACGTCTTCCTGCTGGTGCTCCAAGTAGGGCGCTTCACCCAGGGCGAGTGCGAGATGCTCGGGCACCTGCAGAAGATCTTCGGACGAGACTTTGCAGAGCACGCCGTCGTCCTCTTCGTCCGCTTCGACTGCAACCAGCACAGGCCTCAGAGGATCGACGACTACGTGGCCGGAGCACACCCCACCCTGCAGGGCCTCATCCAGAAGTACGGGAGCCGCTATTATGAGCTGAATCTTACAAAGTCCCAGAATGCTCTGAGCTACCCTCAGGTGAAAGACCTGCTCTCTGGAATCAACAAACTGGTGGCTTCACACGGAGGCCGCTCCCTCTCGGTGAGGAGGTTTTCTGtaaaagagctgcaggagaggaagaaaatgatagaggaggggaaggagggggcTTTAGAAGGGAACTACTTATTAAGAGATGCTTGA
- the c16h20orf194 gene encoding uncharacterized protein C20orf194 homolog isoform X1, translating into MAGIRRVNGKLSGVNPAVSCCRLRQVQSLLCEGGTATPDGILCSLGIDSRYNEGCTELAKYLFYGLYGRNQLNLEHVLEEFPEEMLDDVILLIKAECVHLYCNPMNYSYLLPYVSHWRNLHLYCMTEAEYEDEEAAEEFKISSFVTMVQDCFRIGVPNSSQGHIQRFDMFMVEKWPLIQAFALEGIGGGSFFTLKYKLMDMSEKLWQVYNRLDPVSLDTVFTEDLMNFEKQWSGFFSSMDLESHLSILELSEAQAGETFRTYYSHGLISSNITDKSKSQQPFVLFGKHSSSEDLESYSFNFPSESHQVRSTGPRGSTARHMILQCVAPKGPLSCSRTYFFGSTHSPYLGNQNTEQKNTEVLLLSQIYSAAVQGVLSGIKCYSCTTSATKAKDVAENTFLLALDSMNLSQYRSSLRSKCEFSIQAVNKQGRVIPLTDEDSRYVIKTASMTVHDIPDLQWDGGDLGSVVFSESFLESSINIQQKDGTVSSDSCYTILTTTVPRYACWLMESDVKQSEQAQHLAKKEDGTCLGTALTVADAAYVFSSSQLSTHEEGKIIFFSEGLLFIHSQYGSITLSKDHISNIKFYDPDSSAVASLFVGYESSLLPHLPFPLHSSDQCLVFALQPRSKSHRAFYSKVLSVWQNTDSGLTLQLVDKDHLTWNQKNMHTRLQKLHDSQEPPVAKRRGSLKTSNSQLPEQDMFLQHFALSSIGQEPILYDHLGVLFPSAELRNPASSQGDKVVITVITGLPGSHKKRLCDFLVQLNKECGRWVVYEPGPDSCDSFSASHLQQYLSSFLESQRGPGGKPRLLVLSPGYTDVLDVVQAVLFHPDPVVQACFTIGAVTACVDPLTSCMEHRFAFPKLLEQCSQGIVSTVVFTGLTAEQKHPLMQHVQQLVRSANPTAAFILAERGAVTRNEDVNLILSDSSFNEPQMLRARYVLYPGWCKGRFFTGSGSLVFTQHRLAFSRPLERPLFVTRCKALKSSLRPSPFRGNVYNVWGKVRFSDSDQLMEVSYNTASGSLRVVPEQTSGPLPSGPKGTNTSFFLIFDGVGLTEDGLKDWLRLCAKQRQTKKPRKTKNTLSPQEIKHIHITRHLDPLPPGYFYNGYQYVDIFGGKTNLHPNMEEFIKDYITEANREIELFNRQLELQGQPDLFDP; encoded by the exons ATGGCCGGTATAAGGAGAGTGAACGGGAAATTATCGGGAGTCAACCCGGCCGTCAG ttgCTGTCGTCTGCGTCAGGTTCAGTCTCTGCTCTGTGAGGGTGGAACTGCTACTCCTGATGGCATCCTGTGCTCTCTCG gAATTGACAGCAGATATAATGAGGGATGCACTGAGCTGGCAAAATACCTGTTCTATGGCTTGTATGGAAGAAACCAGCTGAATCTGGAACACGTCCTTGAGGAATTTCCTGAAGAAATGCTGGATG ATGTAATCTTGCTGATTAAGGCAGAGTGTGTCCACCTGTACTGCAACCCAATGAACTACAGTTACCTGCTGCCTTACGTGTCCCACTGGAGGAACCTGCATCTCTACTGCATGACTGAGGCAGAG TATGAAgatgaggaggcagcagaggagttCAAAATCTCCAGTTTTGTCACAATGGTGCAGGACTGCTTCCGAATCGGTGTACCAAACAGCTCCCAAG GACACATCCAGAGGTTTGATATGTTTATGGTGGAAAAGTGGCCCCTGATCCAAGCGTTTGCCCTGGAAGGCATCGGTGGAGGAAGCTTTTTTACCCTGAAGTACAAG CTCATGGACATGAGTGAGAAGCTGTGGCAGGTTTACAACAGACTCGACCCAGTGTCCCTAGATACAGTCTTCACAGAG GACCTGATGAACTTTGAGAAGCAGTGGAGTGGCTTTTTCTCCAGCATGGACCTGGAGAGCCATCTCTCCATCTTGGAGCTCTCTGAAGCACAGGCAGGAGAG ACTTTCCGTACATATTACTCTCATGGACTGATCTCAAGCAACATCACAGATAAAAG tAAAAGTCAGCAGCCCTTTGTGTTGTTCGGGAAGCATTCATCCTCAGAGGATTTGGAGAGCTACTCCTTCAACTTTCCCTCAGAGAGTCATCAGGTCCGCAGCACAGGGCCTCGAGGTTCTACAGCCAGACACATG ATTCTGCAGTGTGTGGCTCCAAAAGGACCTCTATCCTGCTCTCGGACATATTTCTTTGGGAGCACCCACTCTCCGTACCTTG gaaatcaaaacacagagcaaaagAATACAGAAGTCTT aCTTCTGTCACAGATttattcagctgctgttcaAGGAGTTCTTTCAGGAATTAAATGCTACTCCTGTACCACCAGCGCCACCAAG GCTAAGGATGTGGCAGAGAACACCTTTCTGCTGGCTTTGGACTCAATGAATTTAAGTCAGTACCGCAGTTCTCTCAG gtcCAAATGTGAATTCAGCATTCAAGCAGTGAATAAGCAAGGAAG ggTTATTCCTCTGACTGATGAAGATAGCCGTTATGTCATAAAGACG gcCTCCATGACTGTCCATGACATCCCAGACCTGCAGTGGGATGGCGGGGACCTGGGCTCTGTGGTCTTCTCTGAGTCCTTCTTGGAGTCCAGCATCAACATTCAACAGAAAG atGGCACTGTGTCCTCAGACAGCTGCTACACCATCCTGACTACAACTGTGCCTCGCTATGCATGCTGGCTG ATGGAATCTGATGTCAAGCAGTCTGAGCAAGCCCAACATCTTGCTAAG AAAGAGGACGGCACTTGTTTGGGAACTGCTCTGACTGTAGCAGATGCTGCATATGTGTTCTCCAGCAGCCAGCTCTCCACACACGAAGAAG gGAAAATCATCTTCTTCTCTGAGGGTCTGCTGTTCATCCATTCCCAATATGGAAGCATTACCCTGTCCAAGGATCACATCAGCAATATCAAGTTCTACGACCCG GACTCCAGCGCTGTGGCGTCTCTTTTCGTGGGGTATGAAAGCAGCCTGCTCCCCCACCTCCCGTTCCCTCTCCACAGCTCGGACCAGTGTCTGGTCTTTGCTCTTCAGCCCAGGTCAAAGAGCCACAGGGCCTTCTATTCCAAG GTTTTGTCAGTTTGGCAGAACACTGACTCTGGACTTACTCTGCAATTGGTGGACAAAGATCACCTGACCTGGAACCAGAAAAACAT GCACACCAGACTGCAGAAGCTGCACGACAGCCAGGAGCCACCGGTGGCCAAGCGCAGAGGCAGCCTGAAGACTTCCAACTCCCAGCTGCCAGAGCAGGACAT GTTTCTTCAGCACTTTGCTTTGAGTAGTATTGGTCAGGAGCCAATTCTGTACGACCACCTGGGGGTGCTCTTCccctctgcagagctgaggaATCCAGCCAGCAGTCAAGGAGACAAG GTTGTGATTACCGTCATCACTGGATTACCTGGAAGCCATAAGAAGAGACTCTGCGACTTCCTGGTCCAGTTAAACAAAGAATGTGGAAG GTGGGTGGTTTACGAGCCCGGCCCCGACAGCTGTGACAGCTTCTCAGcctctcacctgcagcagtACTTGTCCAGCTTCCTGGAGAGTCAGAGAGGCCCTGGAGGCAAACCCCGTCTGTTGGTGCTCTCACCTGG ATACACAGATGTTCTGGATGTGGTCCAAGCTGTGCTTTTCCACCCCGACCCAGTTGTCCAAGCATGCTTCACCATCGGTGCCGTAACTGCTTGTGTGGACCCCCTCACTTCCTGTATGGAGCACAG GTTTGCTTTCCCTAAGCTGTTGGAGCAATGCAGTCAAG GTATTGTGAGTACAGTGGTGTTCACCGggctgacagcagagcagaagcaCCCTCTCATGCAGCATGTTCAGCAGTTGGTACGCTCTGCCAACCCCACCGCTGCCTTCATactggcagagagaggagctgtcACCAG GAATGAAGATGTGAATCTGATACTGTCTGATAGCAGCTTCAATGAGCCGCAGATGTTGAGAGCCCGTTACGTTCTCTACCCTGGATG gtgcaaAGGCCGCTTCTTCACCGGTTCTGGTTCTCTGGTCTTCACCCAGCACCGCCTGGCTTTCAGCCGCCCCCTAGAGAGGCCTCTATTTGTCACCCGCTGCAAAG CGCTCAAGTCGTCGCTGAGGCCCAGCCCCTTCCGAGGAAATGTGTACAATGTCTGGGGAAAAGTCCGATTTTCTG ACTCAGACCAGCTGATGGAGGTGAGCTACAACACGGCGAGCGGGAGCCTGAGGGTCGTCCCAGAGCAGACCAGTGGCCCTCTGCCCTCGGGCCCCAAGGGAACCAACAcctccttcttcctcatctttGATGGTGTCGGCCTCACTGAAGACGGCCTTAAGGACTGGCTCAGACTGTGCGCTAAGCAG AGGCAGACAAAGAAGCCGAGGAAGACTAAAAATACCCTTTCACCACAAGAAATCAAGCACatacat atCACCAGGCACTTGGATCCACTACCGCCAGGCTACTTCTACAACGGTTACCAGTATGTGGACAtttttggaggaaaaacaaatctccaTCCCA ACATGGAAGAGTTCATTAAAGACTACATCACCGAGGCCAACAGAGAGATCGAGCTGTTCAACCgtcagctggagctgcagggacAGCCTGACCTGTTTGACCCGTGA
- the c16h20orf194 gene encoding uncharacterized protein C20orf194 homolog isoform X2 yields the protein MAGIRRVNGKLSGVNPAVSCCRLRQVQSLLCEGGTATPDGILCSLGIDSRYNEGCTELAKYLFYGLYGRNQLNLEHVLEEFPEEMLDDVILLIKAECVHLYCNPMNYSYLLPYVSHWRNLHLYCMTEAEYEDEEAAEEFKISSFVTMVQDCFRIGVPNSSQGHIQRFDMFMVEKWPLIQAFALEGIGGGSFFTLKYKLMDMSEKLWQVYNRLDPVSLDTVFTEDLMNFEKQWSGFFSSMDLESHLSILELSEAQAGETFRTYYSHGLISSNITDKSKSQQPFVLFGKHSSSEDLESYSFNFPSESHQVRSTGPRGSTARHMILQCVAPKGPLSCSRTYFFGSTHSPYLGNQNTEQKNTEVLLLSQIYSAAVQGVLSGIKCYSCTTSATKAKDVAENTFLLALDSMNLSQYRSSLRSKCEFSIQAVNKQGRVIPLTDEDSRYVIKTASMTVHDIPDLQWDGGDLGSVVFSESFLESSINIQQKDGTVSSDSCYTILTTTVPRYACWLMESDVKQSEQAQHLAKKEDGTCLGTALTVADAAYVFSSSQLSTHEEGKIIFFSEGLLFIHSQYGSITLSKDHISNIKFYDPDSSAVASLFVGYESSLLPHLPFPLHSSDQCLVFALQPRSKSHRAFYSKVLSVWQNTDSGLTLQLVDKDHLTWNQKNMHTRLQKLHDSQEPPVAKRRGSLKTSNSQLPEQDMFLQHFALSSIGQEPILYDHLGVLFPSAELRNPASKVVITVITGLPGSHKKRLCDFLVQLNKECGRWVVYEPGPDSCDSFSASHLQQYLSSFLESQRGPGGKPRLLVLSPGYTDVLDVVQAVLFHPDPVVQACFTIGAVTACVDPLTSCMEHRFAFPKLLEQCSQGIVSTVVFTGLTAEQKHPLMQHVQQLVRSANPTAAFILAERGAVTRNEDVNLILSDSSFNEPQMLRARYVLYPGWCKGRFFTGSGSLVFTQHRLAFSRPLERPLFVTRCKALKSSLRPSPFRGNVYNVWGKVRFSDSDQLMEVSYNTASGSLRVVPEQTSGPLPSGPKGTNTSFFLIFDGVGLTEDGLKDWLRLCAKQRQTKKPRKTKNTLSPQEIKHIHITRHLDPLPPGYFYNGYQYVDIFGGKTNLHPNMEEFIKDYITEANREIELFNRQLELQGQPDLFDP from the exons ATGGCCGGTATAAGGAGAGTGAACGGGAAATTATCGGGAGTCAACCCGGCCGTCAG ttgCTGTCGTCTGCGTCAGGTTCAGTCTCTGCTCTGTGAGGGTGGAACTGCTACTCCTGATGGCATCCTGTGCTCTCTCG gAATTGACAGCAGATATAATGAGGGATGCACTGAGCTGGCAAAATACCTGTTCTATGGCTTGTATGGAAGAAACCAGCTGAATCTGGAACACGTCCTTGAGGAATTTCCTGAAGAAATGCTGGATG ATGTAATCTTGCTGATTAAGGCAGAGTGTGTCCACCTGTACTGCAACCCAATGAACTACAGTTACCTGCTGCCTTACGTGTCCCACTGGAGGAACCTGCATCTCTACTGCATGACTGAGGCAGAG TATGAAgatgaggaggcagcagaggagttCAAAATCTCCAGTTTTGTCACAATGGTGCAGGACTGCTTCCGAATCGGTGTACCAAACAGCTCCCAAG GACACATCCAGAGGTTTGATATGTTTATGGTGGAAAAGTGGCCCCTGATCCAAGCGTTTGCCCTGGAAGGCATCGGTGGAGGAAGCTTTTTTACCCTGAAGTACAAG CTCATGGACATGAGTGAGAAGCTGTGGCAGGTTTACAACAGACTCGACCCAGTGTCCCTAGATACAGTCTTCACAGAG GACCTGATGAACTTTGAGAAGCAGTGGAGTGGCTTTTTCTCCAGCATGGACCTGGAGAGCCATCTCTCCATCTTGGAGCTCTCTGAAGCACAGGCAGGAGAG ACTTTCCGTACATATTACTCTCATGGACTGATCTCAAGCAACATCACAGATAAAAG tAAAAGTCAGCAGCCCTTTGTGTTGTTCGGGAAGCATTCATCCTCAGAGGATTTGGAGAGCTACTCCTTCAACTTTCCCTCAGAGAGTCATCAGGTCCGCAGCACAGGGCCTCGAGGTTCTACAGCCAGACACATG ATTCTGCAGTGTGTGGCTCCAAAAGGACCTCTATCCTGCTCTCGGACATATTTCTTTGGGAGCACCCACTCTCCGTACCTTG gaaatcaaaacacagagcaaaagAATACAGAAGTCTT aCTTCTGTCACAGATttattcagctgctgttcaAGGAGTTCTTTCAGGAATTAAATGCTACTCCTGTACCACCAGCGCCACCAAG GCTAAGGATGTGGCAGAGAACACCTTTCTGCTGGCTTTGGACTCAATGAATTTAAGTCAGTACCGCAGTTCTCTCAG gtcCAAATGTGAATTCAGCATTCAAGCAGTGAATAAGCAAGGAAG ggTTATTCCTCTGACTGATGAAGATAGCCGTTATGTCATAAAGACG gcCTCCATGACTGTCCATGACATCCCAGACCTGCAGTGGGATGGCGGGGACCTGGGCTCTGTGGTCTTCTCTGAGTCCTTCTTGGAGTCCAGCATCAACATTCAACAGAAAG atGGCACTGTGTCCTCAGACAGCTGCTACACCATCCTGACTACAACTGTGCCTCGCTATGCATGCTGGCTG ATGGAATCTGATGTCAAGCAGTCTGAGCAAGCCCAACATCTTGCTAAG AAAGAGGACGGCACTTGTTTGGGAACTGCTCTGACTGTAGCAGATGCTGCATATGTGTTCTCCAGCAGCCAGCTCTCCACACACGAAGAAG gGAAAATCATCTTCTTCTCTGAGGGTCTGCTGTTCATCCATTCCCAATATGGAAGCATTACCCTGTCCAAGGATCACATCAGCAATATCAAGTTCTACGACCCG GACTCCAGCGCTGTGGCGTCTCTTTTCGTGGGGTATGAAAGCAGCCTGCTCCCCCACCTCCCGTTCCCTCTCCACAGCTCGGACCAGTGTCTGGTCTTTGCTCTTCAGCCCAGGTCAAAGAGCCACAGGGCCTTCTATTCCAAG GTTTTGTCAGTTTGGCAGAACACTGACTCTGGACTTACTCTGCAATTGGTGGACAAAGATCACCTGACCTGGAACCAGAAAAACAT GCACACCAGACTGCAGAAGCTGCACGACAGCCAGGAGCCACCGGTGGCCAAGCGCAGAGGCAGCCTGAAGACTTCCAACTCCCAGCTGCCAGAGCAGGACAT GTTTCTTCAGCACTTTGCTTTGAGTAGTATTGGTCAGGAGCCAATTCTGTACGACCACCTGGGGGTGCTCTTCccctctgcagagctgaggaATCCAGCCAGCA aGGTTGTGATTACCGTCATCACTGGATTACCTGGAAGCCATAAGAAGAGACTCTGCGACTTCCTGGTCCAGTTAAACAAAGAATGTGGAAG GTGGGTGGTTTACGAGCCCGGCCCCGACAGCTGTGACAGCTTCTCAGcctctcacctgcagcagtACTTGTCCAGCTTCCTGGAGAGTCAGAGAGGCCCTGGAGGCAAACCCCGTCTGTTGGTGCTCTCACCTGG ATACACAGATGTTCTGGATGTGGTCCAAGCTGTGCTTTTCCACCCCGACCCAGTTGTCCAAGCATGCTTCACCATCGGTGCCGTAACTGCTTGTGTGGACCCCCTCACTTCCTGTATGGAGCACAG GTTTGCTTTCCCTAAGCTGTTGGAGCAATGCAGTCAAG GTATTGTGAGTACAGTGGTGTTCACCGggctgacagcagagcagaagcaCCCTCTCATGCAGCATGTTCAGCAGTTGGTACGCTCTGCCAACCCCACCGCTGCCTTCATactggcagagagaggagctgtcACCAG GAATGAAGATGTGAATCTGATACTGTCTGATAGCAGCTTCAATGAGCCGCAGATGTTGAGAGCCCGTTACGTTCTCTACCCTGGATG gtgcaaAGGCCGCTTCTTCACCGGTTCTGGTTCTCTGGTCTTCACCCAGCACCGCCTGGCTTTCAGCCGCCCCCTAGAGAGGCCTCTATTTGTCACCCGCTGCAAAG CGCTCAAGTCGTCGCTGAGGCCCAGCCCCTTCCGAGGAAATGTGTACAATGTCTGGGGAAAAGTCCGATTTTCTG ACTCAGACCAGCTGATGGAGGTGAGCTACAACACGGCGAGCGGGAGCCTGAGGGTCGTCCCAGAGCAGACCAGTGGCCCTCTGCCCTCGGGCCCCAAGGGAACCAACAcctccttcttcctcatctttGATGGTGTCGGCCTCACTGAAGACGGCCTTAAGGACTGGCTCAGACTGTGCGCTAAGCAG AGGCAGACAAAGAAGCCGAGGAAGACTAAAAATACCCTTTCACCACAAGAAATCAAGCACatacat atCACCAGGCACTTGGATCCACTACCGCCAGGCTACTTCTACAACGGTTACCAGTATGTGGACAtttttggaggaaaaacaaatctccaTCCCA ACATGGAAGAGTTCATTAAAGACTACATCACCGAGGCCAACAGAGAGATCGAGCTGTTCAACCgtcagctggagctgcagggacAGCCTGACCTGTTTGACCCGTGA